The Gossypium arboreum isolate Shixiya-1 chromosome 6, ASM2569848v2, whole genome shotgun sequence DNA window atggaaatgaaaaaaaaaagaaagagaagaaaagtGAAGGATTAGTTGGTGATAAAGGCAAGGAAGTAGCCAAGGAgtgaagaaagaagaaaatgtttCATTCAAGCATTGGTTGtaagtatttcaagaattttatttatttaattttaatctaaatatctaaattaattaaaaaagttaGTATTATGTGCAAAAAAAGTAGTGATAAATATAGTTTGAATTCtaattatatgatgaattgatTTAATATCTTGAaataataaaaaggattaaaatgtgaaGTTTGCAAAATGGTTATGAAAACTGAATTTTTGATAAATTGGAATGTGAATGAAGTATAAATAACTAATGAATGTATGAGTAGTAAAGTGGGGTTGAATTACAAAGTATAATGAAAATTATgataataatgactaaattgtaaaaagtgaaaattttaaattgttttcatTTGAATGAGTAGATGAGATGgagtaaatgtattaaaattCCATATAGACGAGATGAGAACTAGTAGGATATGAATGGCATGCCATTAGGAAATCTTATGCATGCAAATGAAAGTGGCACTTCAGTGCAATACTACGACTATTTCATATATCTTATATGTTCTATTTAGTTTACAATGGGCTATACCAATGAAACATGGCAAGAGAAAATTTTCAATGGATCCGGTAAATGATTTAAGCCTTGTGAATTAATCCTTATTTATTAGTATTGGctttatgaaattatacttattctaacattaattatattttaaatagaaaGTTTAATCCTTGTAGTACTTACTAAGTTGTCACAAGCTTAACACATTAATTTCTAATGCGTAGGTAAAGGTTAGACTTGAAGTGCTAGAGTGGAGAATCGACGCCAACTCATCTCATCACATCCCAAGCTTGGAAGAAAGTATGGTTTGAATATTTTGGTACTAGCTATGACATGTACGTAGGAAAAGTCTAGTTGTGAATATAAGTCTTTTGGTGAACCTATTAGTAGAACTTGAAACTCTTTGCTTATTTTATAAACTTAGCCTTAATTGAAtgagtttatgatgaattatgtgAATATTGAGTTGGAATTGAACCAATATGAATGATATGTTAATTGAATTGGCCATAATATGATGTTTGAATAGGGTTTTAGGTGATGAaaattgaaataatgaaaaattcaTGAAAACAAAGTGCATGTCGCGACGACATAAGATGGTAAGTGACGTCGCAACGTGGAACCCCAATATTGTGACGTTAGCCTGaaactttagaaattttataatttagtccttaattgatCTTTAACTATTATAAGAGATGTCTAAAGCTCGTACAAAATTTAGACATTAGTTTGAATTGTGTTAGAGATGTATAGTGATCCTAATAACTCGAATGGAATGATAAAATGAATTGAAATTATACTATCCTCGCTTTAGCAACAAATGTAACATTCTGATATTTTGACCGACGATCTGGTCGGGTATGAAGGTGTTACATAtttatacttattatttaagcTCTTGATTAAGTTGGTGTCACTCTCAACCGGGTCACTAACTTAATTAGGAAAATTATGAACACACCTTTCTATAATAaaactaagttatattatttgaaagtattttaatttttaattttaaaaaccaataaaaatatatAGATGGTGGAGTTTGAACCCCAAATTAATTACAttagtaaaatattaatttatcacTTAAccaaaatattatgttattatttttgtACATTCtgattttattattcacattttATTGCTTCCCATcatttatttatagtaataatatatttaattaagcTAGTTTCACAAGTTAACTCAATACCAACtacttattttttataattttaatattataaatatttaatgtaTTAATTTCGAAGTAATATATTAGTTCAAGTTTCATACACGCATGCGTAATAACAGTATTTGTAGAAATTCTATTATATTCATCATATCACCATACGTCTTCGAAAGCTATGGAATCGAATCGAAATGCATTGAAAATCAGAGCATGGGACGTGGGTGTGGGTCCACTCCATGCAGAGAAGTCCCCTCTCGACGCTCCAAGTCTCCAATAAAATGTTTAAAACGAAACACCACAGTGCCACATGGTTGCTTACGCTTCCCAACCTATCTACTTTCTTCTCACCTTCACACTTCAACTGTTTCTTAAATATTCGCTGACGCCATCCAAATGAACAAATTTGGTTTAAATCCAGAGTATTCGCATACTTTGTAGAAgtaacaatttttttaattttctgttGTCGGGTTATAAAGCCGTGTTCTCACACCAGAAAAAatgcaaaaaagaaagaaagacttGGGCAGCAAGCAAAGCCAAATTCAACCCATATTTTGCATGGACCACTACACAGCAGCCTATAAATTTCCAAGCAATTAGCTCCTCGGATCCTAATCGTAACAAGTCTTGCTTCTCCTCTACTCAACCCTTAACTACTTCCATAAACAACAAGTATTAATCCTTTTTTTTTGGCGATGGCAACGTATGGAGTTGGTTTAGCAGAAGCTTACGTTATGCGATCTTTACATAAGGAGAAAATGAAGAAGAAGGACAAGCAACAGGTGCCAAAGAGTGAGGAGGAGGAGGATAATAACAAAATGGTTTTTGATGATGAAATGAAAATGCCTGCTTCTTGTTTCTCCTGGGTTTCTAAGAAAACCCAATATTTTGCTAGGGTTTCTGATGCTCCCGGAAAACCAAAAGTAGGATGACAAACAGTGTCTTGAGGGCCTTGTTTGTATTTTATTATGTAAGCTTTGGCCAAAGAAAATGCCTTTTAGCTTGTTAAACTAAGGAATTTTAGGCAAAGCTTGGGATTGCTTTGGTGGGATTCTTGTTCGTatcaataaaagaaagaaaggtaGATACTTGCAAATTTCTTATTTATTCTTTTGTACCATAGATTTAgcacatattaattcatttttaaaCTACTAATTTTATAGATTAGTGAAAGGCAGttaccttttaatttttaatgacTTAAAAAGAGGATGAAAACCTCATGTCAAAGTAATTAAGGTGAAagaaaattataaatatgattgtGAAGATGAGATCATGAAAAGCATAGCATATGTTGGTAATCAAAGATGTCTGTTCATGTGATGTGGGCAACCCCACAAGGATAAAAAGTAATACATACTATCATATCACAAGCTAATCCAACTTTTTTCCTTGTGGGGAAGATTTTAACTTTGGGGTGCACGTGCTTCTTGGGGCCTATCACGTGCTTGTAAGGGTCTATCACGTGTGGGCCACATAATGTCATGAAAACTCTAATTGACATTTTATATTGGAATATTTATCTTGAGGACCTTAAAGGAGAACAAAGTCATGTGCTTAAGGCCACTGAATATGACCCCACAATGACAAATTTCCATgccacaattcatgcaatattgcTTGCTCCATGAACCAACTTAATCATGCACTCAATAGTCTTTGGCTGCGACTTGTATGCAATTGCAAACATTGAATAGGTTTTTTTGTTCAAAGTTTTATTTAACTGttagaataaaaaatttaaaatgacatAAGTGACTTTATTGAAATCCCAATCCACTCTTCAGTTTACTTCTAAATAGTAGACCCGTTTTGTAGATAAATTCATGCTCTTAGGCCTTAGCTTTGAGATATAAGGCATTATAGTCTATTCATGCTCTTAGGCCTTAGCTTTGAGATATAAGACATTATAGTCTATCTCCAAATTCTCCTCTAGACTACCTTAAATCTAGGCTTTCCTTATAGCACTAAAGGGAGCTAGCATCCATTTTCATAAATGAAGCAACTTTTAGTAGAAATAGTGTTGAGAATTGGATTAGTGATCGAATTTATCAAATTATCGATTTGTTTattagataaattttaattaaaaaatattaaagtattataaaagtaaaataaaaaaaattttgattcaattaattCAATCGATTTCTATTTCAACTGGTTTAACCAATTGATTTAGTTTGATTCAAACATCGGtgaattttgagtaaaaatagaacttgaaaatttaattattgtcgattaaattataattaaaaagtgATAAAATTATTGTATTAAAGTCATCCATACATGATTCTATCCTTAATAATTTCTAcctttttaactttgttttataaaataaagggataattaaatgctaaaattattgatagattttaatttaatgtacaaTGTTATATATGAACTTCAATTTTGTGCGATTTTAAACATGTAATTTTAATTAGATTTATTTTTTCATAAATCACTAATAACATTATTAAATTATTACcactttaaaataatatattacatacataaataattatattcatCCAAGATGAAAATGAATGTATGTATTCATTTTTTTAAATGTGTACAATTGAATaaaatcaaagtttcatgtaTATACATGTACCACAATTTAAATTTCATGTGTATAATTACACTAAATCAAACTTCATGTATCAAATTGTATATTAaatcaaagtttatatataaaattaatatttatagaaAAAAGGAAAACTAAATTAGTGTTGAGCTACAAGGCAAAACGTGTGAAGCTACATATGTAAAATTAAAAGATTAAGATGGCTATAAGATGCATTTTTATCTCATTTTTGGCTCAATTGTAGCTATATTTGAATCCAAACATATATTTTATCGTTGTTTTTAATCTCATCACTATAATATTCAATTTTACTGTCATTATTGTTTTTAATCACTGAAGCTAAACGCACCACCCATTCAAATTAAacgtaaatatttttttattattcttaaatgcaaaatttaatataaagtCAAGTTATAATTTGGGAAAGTTTCAAAATACTTATAagaaggaaataaaaaaaaaacaaatatttaaaaagggaaaaatataaATTCCCAACCATATTGAATTATTCAAGGTGGTCCAATGGGGGAAGAATAGTGAGACTTCAATTCAAGGCATcaaattgaatggaattattaaTGGTCCAGCTGTATCTTAAATGGCAATCACTCATTGGTTATTCAATTGCTAATCcctctaataataataataaaaactttaTACATATTAAAGATTATTTAATTATGTCACTGAGCActaattaatttgattattaGATCATAATAAATAATTAGCAAACAAGCTTTGGCGGGATGTCGCTTTTCTTACACTAATGCAAATCAAAGCCCTTGTTTTCGAAATCTGAAAACTCCTATTTTACCTGTAAATAAAACCTCCATTCCACCTAATGAATTCTCTTCTTAACCTTAAACATTTTTATTATTTGGTTTGCAAAAAAACCCAACATTTTCTCCTTATTTACGCCAACTACAACACACACACTCTCTCCCAAAAATCCCACCCAACAAAAAGTTTTCAACTTACAAAACACCCACACATCACCAAAAACAACTCATCAATTCAAAagaattgttttttttaaataaaaaaacacaACCCTTTCCCTGTCTctttcaaattttgatttttttttggtgGGTTTTTAGTAGTATGAAAAATGGAACCTTCCCTGTAAAGATTTATCTGCTATTTCTTCCAGCTTAAGCACCTACCGATCCGCTACTGGGTACCTAACTTCATTGCTACACGCCattattttattgattttgtttttctttagtGTTTAAATGGATTTTAAATGTTAATGTTTTTTACTCCATGTGCATTTATTGACGTCTTCTCACTTGGGTCGGgtcagttttttttcttttactgtGACAAATCTGggttcttttgtttttctttgatGTTTTCTTTAAAGGAAAGAAAAATAGTGGTATTTTGAGATTTTGTTATAGGTGCTattcttttttcttattttgggTGTGGCATTTGGTTTTGGATTCTCTtttactctatttctttttccttttgtgTCAGTCTTTCTGAAGCTGGACATTTGCATCTTTGTTTCTTTTCAAGTGTGTGAAGtgccattttctcttctttgcttcttttgtctttctttttagcttaaaaaatttgaaattcacCGTCTTCTATTTCTCAATAAAAAAGGGTTTGGATCCGAGAATTTGAAGCCAGCATTTTGAAGTTTGCTTCTGGGGTTTTgcatttttggaaaattttgccTTCCTTTCAACAAGGTATGGTCGGGATTAGCCATTTTCTCTAATTTGGCTTTTAGTTCAAATATCCTCTTTACACGTTTTTGGATCTTGTGTTGGTTTCTGAAGAAATGGTGAAGTCAATCTCAGTAGATCAGATCATTGAAATAAGCAGAGTTTAAGTCTCCCTCCCCCAACCCCTCCAGATTTTAGCTCGGGATTTAGTTTAATTTGGGTTTCTGTTTACTAAACATAAACCTTGGTCTGAATGGACCTTTTATGTAGTTGGGGggttaaaaaaaaaatccttctGTTTGCTCTTACATTGTTTTCTCCTAATTATGTTACTGTCTTGGTGAGGTACACTTCCTCAAGGGATTTTAATCCTTGCAGTAGGCTCTGGATTCCAAACACGATATACTTGCACTTGAACTAGTTTTAACTGCTCTCAGCTGtctatatggaaatgatggtccTTTTTGGTTGCAGGGGCAGTTTAATCAAAGGGGGAGGGGGATTGGTATGTCAATAGAGCTGGTGATTAATTGATTTGCTGGTAATGTCGAGGATCCCTAAGTGGAAGATCGAGAAGACAAAAATAAAAGTTGTATTTCGGTTACAATTCCATGCTACACATGTAAGTCGCACTTTGCATTTGTGGAAATTTCTGGCATTGTCTTTTCCATTTGAAGTTAATGTCTTATTGAACTCGTTAGACACAAGATCATATTATAAGTCGATCAATTGGCATGGTAGAAATTATTTAACAATGAATGTGAACCAAATTGTACTATGTAGCTTATTAAGGTGAATCCAGACATCAATGACATGCATTGATTGTATAATTTCAGTTATAATGTATTAATTTTCTAAGATGCTCACATAGATTGTGATTTTATCTTTTATCTTACCTCTATCATGCGATTACTATTTCATGTAAATTGCTTGCATTTGTTGGAAGTATGTATTTTCAATGCAAAAGTATTACTTTCGAGTCTTTGGCTCGTGTATGTAGTTAGAGAGTTTTAGGCCAACCTTTTCTGCACTTAAAACAATTTATTCCGTTTCCCAAGGAAAAACTAGATCAGGAAGTTTACAAAAATGGGTGTAGATTGTTTGATGCCCAAGAGTTTTAGAAGGTCAACTGCTCAAGAGATTAATTTTTTATGCAGTAGTGTGTTTAGTCTTTTCCAGAACCTGTTGCTTGACTGCAGATTGCATACTGTAACGTATAAAGTAACCACCTATGGGTTCAGTATCATCATATCTATGAGATTGTCAATTGTTTTGCTCCCGCAATTGTCACATAATGATCCATGTCAAAAGATGTGACAAGATTTTATGTTGACGGTCACAAGATTTTACCATGGAAGCAATTCACCCATTGCAACAACTTATGGAGAGGTTTAGAGGGTCAAAGCAAGATTTatgtatgatttttattgatttaaAGAAATCTGTGGTAAAGTATTGAGGGCCATTCTTTGGTAGGTTTTGAACAAGAAGGGAGTTCCTCAAATGTACAAAATATGTATGAGGGTGTAGTCATGGATGTAAGAACTTTTGGTGGATTGACAGATGAGTTTCTAATCATGATAGGGGTGCAACAAGGATCAATGTCGAGCCATTTTCTCTTTGCCATAGTAGTGAAGAGATGATCAACTAGACTTCAGTTTCTAATCATGAGTTCATACTCTTTATTTCAGTAATCTATTTGTGATTGTCCATCTTTCATCACTGGAAAGCATAAATTGATGCATCCTTCATCTTGATTGCTGCAATGACCACATGCTATGTATAATTTTCTGAAAAATTCAGATTCCACAAAGTGGATGGGATAAACTGTATATATCCTTCATTCCTGCTGATTCTGGTAAAGCAACTACAAAGACAAGCAAAGCAAATGTGAGAAATGGAACTTGCAAATGGGCTGATCCAATCTATGAGACCACGAGGCTTCTCCAAGACATCAAAACTAAACAATTTGATGAGAAACTCTATAAGCTTGTTGTGGCAATGGTAAGATTGTAATCCTTACACTCCAATTGCAAAACTTAACCACAAAGACAGACACTCTTAGTATGACCTAAACGTGAAATGCGAATTTCCCAGATCTATAGACAGTTTATTCCGAACCTCTAATTGCAGCAGAACAGATCTTTGTTTTCCGTCTCATTTCAACTGAGTTTAACTGTCTTTCTCCTTAATCTATTTGGCATCAGGGTTCCTCTCGGTCTGGCCTTCTTGGCGAGGCTACGATCAACCTTGCTGATTATGCTGATGCCTCAAAACCTTCTGTTGTTCCTCTGCCACTTATTGGCTGCGATTCTGGAGCTATATTACATGTAAGGACTTTTGGAATTTTCAAAACATTCATGGTGTATTTTTTTAATTGCTTGTTGGATTTCTTGGGTCATGCATATGGGTAGATGCTAAAATATTTTTGTGTAGCTTCCTCTAAAATGTGTGTGGAACTCTTTACTAATTGTTGTTGAAGTTTTTTTCCTGTTACTAGAgactttattttgtttttgtgcctaaataatatttatattcaatGACAGGTCACAGTACAACTGCTAACCTCTAAAACTGGTTTCAGGTATTTATTGCAAACATTTAAACTTATTGCTTCAGCTAATTTCAAACTGCTTATCTGTAACTATGCTTGGTCTCAGGGAGTTTGAACAGCAACGGGAACTTAGGGAGAGGGGATTGCAGGTTGGGTCAGACCAGAATGGTTCTGATCAGTCTTCTTCTGGAAAAGTATCAGTTTCTGAGGATATCGTCAACAGTAATACGGTTAAGGTTaagtcttttatttcttttggatTCCTAGATATTAACATGTGTTCTATATTGTAGTTAAGGTTCTTTGCTCTTGTTTCGTACTTTCTTTTTGAGCTTTTTGCACATAAACTTACAAATGCACATTCTTTGTTGGAGATGTATGATTGGTCATAGTTGTTCTTCACTTATTGTAATTAAGGAATCTCTACTCTTgaaaaaatggttattttaaggtCTCAGAGATCACCTATTAATGAAAAGTGTTGGCATCTATTTCCTGGTTGAATTCAGAAGAATATTAATCATGGAGATCATGCCAAATTGAGTTTTGTTGTTACCAAGAAATTCATTAATATTTCCATAGGTTTTTATGGCTTTGCTGTAGAAACCACCAAAGAGGCTGTGTTGTGAGTCGGTGTGAAAATGTTATTGAAAAGTCGAGATGATTAAATGAGTCTGAAAATGAGTAATATTCATATTATAAAGATCCTCAGCAGTCCCATGCTACAATACCAATATGCAACAAGTACTCAATGTGTTTTTAAAtatactttttcttctgtttcttttggggtgaaattttgggtgttCAAGTTATGTGAAAATCTATATTGTAGGCTCTTCAGTTGTTGCAAGCTTCTTATGAATGAGCAGTACGTGATTTCCTGTTGTCTTCTGTTGTTAGGAGATAATCTAATCTTTTACCGTTTGTTCTGTACATAGGTCAATCCAAGGGTTAGATTTAAAGAAAAATCTAAAGAACACTCTTTGCTTGAAGAAGATGTTGGCTTGAATGAAGACTATGGAGACTCAGCTGTTGGGTTTGATGGTTCTTCTAATACATCAGAGAGTTTATATGCAGAGAAGCATGATACTTCCAGTACTCATGAAATTGACAGCATAAAGAGTACAGTCTCTGGTGATTTGACAGGCCTTGGTCATAGCCCTCAGCAAGAGAAAGGAGATCCTTCAGATCATCGGTTTTTGGCACAGGGGACTAACAATTGGGTTCATGGCTGGAGTTCAGACCATTCTGGGGATAATGACTTAACCGTTGCCTATGAAGAAAATAGTAGACTTAGAGGATGCTTGGAAGTGGCAGAGTCATCTATTCAGGAACTTAAGAGGGAAGTAAGCTTGTTACAAAATCATGCTAGTCAAATAGGTGCTGAAACTGAGAAGTTTGCTCAGCAACTTGTCACGGAGATTTCTTCAGGAGAAAGGTTGGAAAAAGAGGTTTCTGCTTTAAAATTAGAGTGCTCGAGGTTGAAAGATGACCTTGAGCGGATGTCGAGTTCTACACTGTGCCCTTCTCTAACCAGCAAAGAAGCCATTAAGAAAGACCAGGATCACTTACTTCAAGACTTAGAGGTCATATTCTCAAAGGGGCTTTTAGTTATGGAAGAAAAGATAAGGGAACTTCAAAACAAGGCATGTCTGAATAACCATGAAAGAGACCAAAGGTTCCTTCAAGCAGACTTGGAGGCATTGGTTGGCATCCTGCAAGATCTTAAACAGGGAACTCAAAAAGAAATTTTTATTCTTAGGTCAGTACCATCCGACAGATGCAACATGAAGAGTACCAGAGAAATGAGTTTAACTAATTCTTTTATACCGGAAACTAGTTTTGATGCAGAACTTTATCAACCAGAACCAGGCATGGTACCTTGTATTACTGTGCCTGGTCTTGTGTCACATGAACCTGATTCTATGAGTACTTCTAATGCAATGAAAGGCAAAATCTTTGAACTTCTGAGAGAGTTGGATGAATCAAAAGCTGAGCGGGAAAGCCTTGCAAAGAAAATGGACCAGATGGAGTGCTACTATGAAGCTCTTGTTCAGGAGCTTGAGGAAAACCAAAGACAGATGATGGGAGAATTACAGAGTCTCAGAAATGAGCATTCTAATTGCTTGTATAGGGTGCAATCTGCGAACGCGGAGATGGAGGCTATGCGCCAAAATATGAATGAACAAGTCTTGAGATTTGCTGAAGAAAAACAAGATTTGGAATCTCTAAGCAAGGAACTAGAAAGAAGGGCTATTATTGCAGAAGCGGCACTGAAAAGGGCACGCCTTAATTATTCAATTGCGGTGGGCCAGTTGCAAAAGGATCTTGAGCTGCTTTCTTCTCAGGTTATGTCTGTGTTTGAGACAAATGAGAATCTTATCAGGCAAGCTTTTGTAGATTCTTCACAGACAAACTCTCGAGGATACTCAGAGATGGTGCGGAACCATGGGCTGGATTCAGAAGAATTCCAACCCACCAAGCCCTTGCATTCTCAAAATCAGTATGTAGGGGTGAAAAAACAACATATGGGTGGAGATATTCTTTTAGAAGACTTGAAAAGATCCCTCCATTTGCAGGAAACCCTTTATCAGAAGGTTGAAGAAGAAGTTTGTGAAATGCATTACCAGAATGTATACTTGGATGTGTTTTCGAACACTCTACAAGATACTTTGCTTGAAGCAAGTGATGAAATGAAAACAATGAAAGAGAAAATGGATGAGCTTACATGGAAATGGGAACTTTCTGTTGAGTCCAAGGAGTTATTGATGCAAAGGCTGCAGACAGCTACGGATGATGCTCATTCCCTTAATGAGTACAAGGCTACTTGCATTGCCAAGTATAATGACTTGGCTTTGGAGAAACAAGCTTTGGAAGCAAATGTGGAAAATGTTACCAATGAAAATCATCTTCTCTATGAGAAGATAACTGAACTGGAGTGCCACTTGATGGAGTACCAAAGTTACAAGAGCAAATTTGATGCCTGTGTCATGGAGAAAACAGAGTTGGCTAATTTATTGAAGGAAGGAACTCTGGAAAATGATAATCTTAGAAGCAATAGCTCTTCTTTGCAGGATGAGTTGAGAATGATCAAAACTGAGTTTGATGAATTGAACCTTGTGAAGGAAAAGCTGCAAAATACTGTTGACTTTCTGCGAAACAAGTTTCTTAACTTATTGTCATCCTATGATAAGTTTTTTGATGAACCATCCCTCTCACGTGACTTGGTTTGTCAGGATAGAGAATCCATGGACGTGGCATCTGTCATTGTCGAGGTAGAAGAGGTCCAGAATAATGCATATGAAAAATTTCTTCATctcttgaaggaaaagaaagatctGATGGATGAAAGAGACAAGGCTCAGGTGTCTTTAAGTGCGGTAGAATCAGAGATGGTGCTAATGAAACAGAAGTTTGAACGTGATATACAATCCATGGTTGATAAAATGGATTTGTCCAATGTGGTTGTAGAAAAGCTTCAGTTAGAAATTGAAGCTGTTACTGAAAAGCTCAAGGATAGCTCTGAAGTTGAAACCTATGCACAGCAGCAGAGAGATCTTTTATCTGATCTTCAGCATTTTGAAGCAGAGCTGCAAGAACTTACTTCTAAGAATAAGGAGATTGCTGAAGAACTCTTGGTTTTAGAGTCTGTCAATGAAGATCTGGGAAGCAGTAAGTTGATTGTGGCTGAACTTGTGGAAGAAAACAAAACGTTGGTGCAATCTTTACAGGATAAATCTGAGGAGGCAGCCAAGCTTGCTTTGGAGCTTAATGGTTTGAAAGAAAGTTTGCATTCTGTGCATGATGAGCTGCAAGCAGAAAGAAGCACCAAAATTAATTTAGAGAGTATGGTTACAGATATTACTTCCCAAATGAATGAGAAGCACCATCAGTTGTTGCAATTTGATCAGCAGAATTATGAACTGGCCCATCTTAAGCAAATGTTATTGGACCTAGAATCAGAGAAATCTAGGGTTTGCAGTCTTTTACA harbors:
- the LOC108486096 gene encoding uncharacterized protein LOC108486096, yielding MSRIPKWKIEKTKIKVVFRLQFHATHIPQSGWDKLYISFIPADSGKATTKTSKANVRNGTCKWADPIYETTRLLQDIKTKQFDEKLYKLVVAMGSSRSGLLGEATINLADYADASKPSVVPLPLIGCDSGAILHVTVQLLTSKTGFREFEQQRELRERGLQVGSDQNGSDQSSSGKVSVSEDIVNSNTVKVNPRVRFKEKSKEHSLLEEDVGLNEDYGDSAVGFDGSSNTSESLYAEKHDTSSTHEIDSIKSTVSGDLTGLGHSPQQEKGDPSDHRFLAQGTNNWVHGWSSDHSGDNDLTVAYEENSRLRGCLEVAESSIQELKREVSLLQNHASQIGAETEKFAQQLVTEISSGERLEKEVSALKLECSRLKDDLERMSSSTLCPSLTSKEAIKKDQDHLLQDLEVIFSKGLLVMEEKIRELQNKACLNNHERDQRFLQADLEALVGILQDLKQGTQKEIFILRSVPSDRCNMKSTREMSLTNSFIPETSFDAELYQPEPGMVPCITVPGLVSHEPDSMSTSNAMKGKIFELLRELDESKAERESLAKKMDQMECYYEALVQELEENQRQMMGELQSLRNEHSNCLYRVQSANAEMEAMRQNMNEQVLRFAEEKQDLESLSKELERRAIIAEAALKRARLNYSIAVGQLQKDLELLSSQVMSVFETNENLIRQAFVDSSQTNSRGYSEMVRNHGLDSEEFQPTKPLHSQNQYVGVKKQHMGGDILLEDLKRSLHLQETLYQKVEEEVCEMHYQNVYLDVFSNTLQDTLLEASDEMKTMKEKMDELTWKWELSVESKELLMQRLQTATDDAHSLNEYKATCIAKYNDLALEKQALEANVENVTNENHLLYEKITELECHLMEYQSYKSKFDACVMEKTELANLLKEGTLENDNLRSNSSSLQDELRMIKTEFDELNLVKEKLQNTVDFLRNKFLNLLSSYDKFFDEPSLSRDLVCQDRESMDVASVIVEVEEVQNNAYEKFLHLLKEKKDLMDERDKAQVSLSAVESEMVLMKQKFERDIQSMVDKMDLSNVVVEKLQLEIEAVTEKLKDSSEVETYAQQQRDLLSDLQHFEAELQELTSKNKEIAEELLVLESVNEDLGSSKLIVAELVEENKTLVQSLQDKSEEAAKLALELNGLKESLHSVHDELQAERSTKINLESMVTDITSQMNEKHHQLLQFDQQNYELAHLKQMLLDLESEKSRVCSLLQQSDECLNNARKESSTITSLESELYEMHELSVAADVSLIFLRTQYETWTTDLVCQLSSSERHLGELQEKHLNFESILNDCLACEAHCIEENRRLSVSLDSLKSELEASMAENKVLLNKNSSAISELQDYKSRIAKIEFAYFEDKHQHALEVERLKHLLGGSQEEIDDLMILKEGLELNVLVLKAKLDEQSTQISLLVGRKDEVLLLQNQCNELSQRLSEQILKTEEFKNLSIHLKELKDKADAESIQAREKRESEAPPTAMQESLRIAFIKEQYETRLQELKHQLAISKKHSEEMLWKLQDAIDEIENRKKSEASYLKKIEELGVKILELEAELQSLVLDKREKMRAYDLMKAELDCSMISLECCKEEKEKLEAFLQECKEEKSRISVELSIVKELLEASTSTMNVQKEKDSKLKDGCFSDELVVNNAQTRDIDLKYLDQDTPKNSKDADDGSDCTSAPTNSQLEQDLVSNDTHEVHSLALVNQCNLPNSDAKHLALINDHFKAQSLRSCMDHLTSELERMKNENLVLSKDAHHFDTKFPGLQQELMQLDKVNEELGSIFPMFNEYSETGNALERVLALELELAEALQTKKSSILFQSSFLKHHNDEEAVFKSFRDINELIKDMLEIKGRYGAVETELKEMHERYSQLSLQFAEVEGERQKLMMTLKNVRALRKGQNLIRSSSASPGDHS